Proteins from a single region of Geothrix sp. PMB-07:
- the rplQ gene encoding 50S ribosomal protein L17, which produces MRHNVSGKRLGRTTNQRKALMKNLATALIESERIETTLVKAKELRSYVEPFITLAKTDSVANRRLAMARLGNKDIVQKLFTDEFRKRFESRPGGYTRILKMGHRLGDAADMALIEFVDYTLPEPKAEDAE; this is translated from the coding sequence ATGCGTCACAACGTTTCCGGCAAGCGCCTGGGCCGCACCACCAACCAGCGCAAGGCCCTCATGAAGAACCTCGCGACCGCTCTCATTGAGAGCGAGCGCATCGAAACCACCCTCGTGAAGGCGAAGGAACTCCGCAGCTACGTGGAGCCCTTCATCACCCTCGCGAAGACCGACAGTGTCGCCAACCGCCGTCTGGCGATGGCCCGCCTCGGTAACAAGGATATCGTCCAGAAGCTGTTCACCGACGAGTTCCGCAAGCGTTTCGAAAGCCGCCCCGGTGGCTACACCCGCATCCTGAAGATGGGACATCGCCTCGGCGATGCCGCTGACATGGCCCTCATCGAGTTCGTGGACTACACCCTCCCCGAACCCAAGGCCGAGGACGCGGAGTAG
- a CDS encoding DNA-directed RNA polymerase subunit alpha, producing the protein MLNLSDFQRPRFAEVTPGSLTDSYGEFVAYPFERGFATTVGHSVRRVLLSSIQGAAVTNVRIKGVMHEFTTLPGVWEDITHVLLNLKEVPFKLHSSEPQTVTISAKGEGTVTSAAIRCNQNVEVVDPNIHIATLGEEGELEIEMVVRLGRGFVTADRNHDESLGLGFIPMDANHSPILRVNYIVEPARVGQSTDYEKLTLQVWTNGAVNPKEAVSDAALILRDHFLVFARQDEDFTEMEMGGATLGSEAANTWLGKSVEELELSVRANNCLRNANITTIGELVQRTEAELMKTKNFGKKSLQEIKDELARIGLSLGMRLEQEV; encoded by the coding sequence ATGCTGAATCTCAGCGATTTCCAGAGGCCGCGCTTCGCAGAAGTGACCCCCGGGTCTCTGACGGACTCCTACGGCGAGTTCGTGGCCTATCCCTTCGAGCGTGGTTTCGCCACGACCGTCGGGCACAGCGTCCGCCGCGTGCTGCTCAGCAGCATCCAGGGCGCTGCCGTCACCAACGTCCGCATCAAGGGCGTCATGCACGAATTCACCACGCTTCCCGGCGTCTGGGAGGACATCACCCATGTCCTGCTGAACCTCAAGGAAGTGCCCTTCAAGCTGCACAGCAGCGAGCCCCAGACGGTGACCATCTCGGCCAAGGGTGAGGGCACGGTGACTTCGGCCGCCATCCGCTGCAACCAGAACGTGGAAGTCGTGGATCCCAACATCCACATCGCCACCCTGGGCGAGGAAGGCGAACTGGAGATCGAAATGGTGGTCCGTCTGGGCCGCGGTTTCGTCACCGCCGACCGCAACCATGACGAGAGCCTCGGCCTCGGTTTCATCCCCATGGACGCGAACCACAGCCCCATTCTCCGCGTGAACTACATCGTGGAGCCGGCGCGTGTGGGCCAGAGCACCGACTATGAGAAGCTCACGCTTCAGGTGTGGACCAACGGCGCCGTCAACCCCAAGGAAGCCGTCTCCGACGCGGCCCTCATCCTGCGCGACCACTTCCTGGTGTTCGCCCGTCAGGACGAGGACTTCACGGAAATGGAAATGGGCGGAGCCACCCTCGGCAGCGAGGCCGCGAATACCTGGCTGGGCAAATCCGTCGAGGAACTGGAACTCTCCGTGCGGGCCAACAACTGCCTGCGCAACGCGAACATCACCACCATCGGCGAGCTGGTCCAGCGGACCGAGGCTGAGCTGATGAAAACCAAGAACTTCGGCAAGAAGTCGCTCCAGGAGATCAAGGACGAGCTCGCTCGTATCGGCCTCTCCCTCGGCATGCGGCTCGAGCAGGAAGTGTAA
- the rpsD gene encoding 30S ribosomal protein S4: MARYTDAVCRLCRREGMKLYLKGERCFKEKCSFETRKGKIPGQHGAGKIKKPTGYALQLREKQKVKRIYGVLEKQFRHYFEKADAKKGVTGHNLLGFLECRLDNVVYRLGFASSRSAARQMVMHGHVQINGKRVDIPSYQVKPGQAVELGARAKENDGVKTSVETSAGRGIPKWLTLDATAFKGQVLAAPTREDITLDINEQLIVELYSK, translated from the coding sequence ATGGCACGTTATACAGACGCCGTTTGCCGCCTCTGCCGCCGCGAGGGCATGAAGCTTTACCTGAAGGGCGAGCGCTGCTTCAAGGAGAAGTGCTCGTTCGAGACCCGCAAGGGCAAGATCCCCGGCCAGCACGGCGCGGGCAAGATCAAGAAGCCCACGGGCTACGCCCTGCAGCTCCGCGAGAAGCAGAAGGTCAAGCGCATCTACGGTGTGCTTGAAAAGCAGTTCCGCCACTACTTCGAGAAGGCCGACGCCAAAAAGGGCGTCACCGGCCACAACCTGCTCGGGTTCCTCGAGTGCCGCCTGGACAACGTGGTTTATCGCCTGGGCTTCGCGTCCAGCCGCTCCGCCGCGCGCCAGATGGTCATGCACGGCCACGTGCAGATCAACGGCAAGCGGGTGGACATCCCCTCCTACCAGGTCAAGCCTGGCCAGGCGGTGGAACTGGGCGCCCGCGCCAAGGAAAACGACGGCGTCAAGACCTCCGTCGAAACTTCGGCCGGCCGTGGCATTCCCAAGTGGCTCACCCTGGACGCCACCGCCTTCAAGGGCCAGGTGCTTGCCGCGCCGACCCGTGAGGACATCACCCTCGACATCAACGAGCAGCTGATCGTTGAGCTCTATTCCAAGTAA
- the rpsK gene encoding 30S ribosomal protein S11 has product MAKTQTRTAGKKVVKKKEKKNVPHGVAHVQASFNNTIISISDPMGNMLCWASSGNQNFRGTRKGTPFAAQVAAGIAAEAAKEQGVRSVDVRVKGPGAGRESAIRALNAAGIQVTSIRDVTPIPHNGCRPPKRRRV; this is encoded by the coding sequence ATGGCCAAGACCCAGACCCGGACCGCCGGTAAGAAGGTGGTCAAGAAGAAAGAGAAGAAGAACGTTCCCCACGGCGTGGCTCACGTCCAGGCGTCCTTCAACAACACGATCATCTCCATCTCTGATCCGATGGGGAACATGCTCTGCTGGGCTTCCAGCGGCAACCAGAACTTCCGCGGCACCCGCAAGGGCACGCCCTTCGCAGCCCAGGTGGCCGCCGGCATCGCTGCCGAAGCCGCCAAGGAGCAGGGCGTTCGCTCGGTCGATGTTCGCGTCAAGGGCCCCGGTGCCGGTCGTGAGAGCGCCATCCGCGCCCTCAACGCCGCTGGCATCCAGGTGACCAGCATCCGCGACGTCACCCCCATCCCCCACAACGGCTGCCGGCCGCCCAAGCGGCGCCGGGTTTAA
- the rpsM gene encoding 30S ribosomal protein S13, whose product MARISGIDLPIGKRIEIALTYIFGIGRAKAHSILTRAKVDFGTKVRDLTEDEVGRIRRVITAEETVEGDLRKNISLDIKRLMDIGCYRGLRHRKGLPVRGQRTHTNARTRKGKRRTVAGKKK is encoded by the coding sequence ATGGCACGCATCTCAGGTATTGATCTGCCCATCGGCAAGCGCATCGAGATCGCGCTCACCTACATTTTCGGCATCGGGCGCGCCAAGGCGCACAGCATCCTCACCCGCGCCAAGGTCGATTTCGGCACCAAGGTGCGCGATCTGACCGAGGACGAGGTGGGCCGCATCCGCCGCGTCATCACCGCCGAAGAGACGGTCGAGGGCGACCTCCGCAAGAACATCTCTCTGGATATCAAGCGGCTCATGGATATCGGCTGCTACCGCGGCCTGCGCCACCGGAAGGGTCTCCCCGTCCGCGGCCAGCGCACGCACACCAACGCCCGCACCCGCAAGGGCAAGCGACGCACCGTAGCCGGCAAGAAGAAGTAA
- the rpmJ gene encoding 50S ribosomal protein L36, translated as MKVRPSIKKLCEHCKVVRREGINRIICKKNPKHKQRQG; from the coding sequence ATGAAAGTACGGCCCTCCATCAAGAAGCTGTGCGAGCACTGCAAAGTGGTCCGGCGCGAAGGCATCAACCGGATCATCTGCAAGAAGAACCCCAAGCACAAGCAGCGTCAGGGTTAA
- the infA gene encoding translation initiation factor IF-1, which produces MSKEEAIELEATVVEALPNAVFRVELENKHQVLAHISGKMRKNFIRILPGDRVLVEVTPYDLTRGRIIYRFK; this is translated from the coding sequence TTGAGCAAAGAAGAAGCCATTGAGCTCGAAGCCACAGTGGTCGAGGCCTTGCCCAACGCGGTTTTCCGGGTCGAACTGGAGAACAAACACCAGGTGCTGGCGCACATCAGCGGAAAGATGCGCAAGAACTTCATCCGCATCCTTCCCGGTGACCGGGTGCTCGTAGAGGTGACCCCCTACGACCTCACCCGTGGCCGCATCATTTACCGATTCAAGTAA
- a CDS encoding adenylate kinase has translation MSLTANILLGAPGSGKGTQAKRLVETFSLTHLSTGDILRDAVSKGTEIGLRAKAIMAEGKLVDDDTVNGLVFARLLDETSDVLFDGYPRTLQQAQALEDFLSSKGMKVGHVVLVDVPQEVLEARVVGRRLCSNNACGAIYHLETKPSKQAGVCDVCGSPLKHRSDDTSEAFRSRMGEFNSTFQPLLGFYKHRPTFRSVDGNRLPELVFESLRHVFGEQA, from the coding sequence ATGAGTCTGACTGCGAACATCCTCCTCGGGGCCCCTGGCTCCGGCAAGGGAACCCAGGCCAAGCGCCTGGTGGAAACATTCTCTTTGACTCACCTGTCAACCGGTGACATTCTGAGAGATGCCGTTTCGAAAGGAACGGAGATCGGCCTTAGGGCGAAAGCCATTATGGCCGAAGGAAAACTGGTGGACGACGACACCGTCAACGGCCTTGTCTTCGCGCGGCTGCTGGACGAGACCTCTGACGTGTTGTTCGACGGCTATCCCCGCACCCTACAGCAAGCTCAAGCCCTGGAAGACTTCCTCTCCTCCAAAGGCATGAAGGTCGGGCATGTGGTGTTGGTCGATGTCCCCCAGGAAGTGCTGGAAGCCCGTGTGGTGGGCCGACGCCTGTGCAGCAACAACGCATGCGGCGCCATCTACCATCTGGAGACCAAGCCTTCCAAGCAAGCCGGTGTCTGCGATGTGTGCGGAAGTCCGCTGAAGCACCGTTCTGACGACACCTCTGAGGCTTTCCGGAGCCGGATGGGCGAGTTCAACTCGACCTTCCAACCCCTCCTGGGCTTCTACAAGCATCGGCCGACCTTCCGGAGCGTGGATGGCAATCGCCTACCGGAGCTGGTGTTTGAATCGCTGCGTCACGTCTTCGGAGAACAAGCTTGA
- the secY gene encoding preprotein translocase subunit SecY has protein sequence MNRLRNLFAIPELRKRLLFTLLLLAIYRLGVHVSVPGVNAENLQAALRKGGGGLFDVVDLFSGGAFKKFSVFALGIAPYITASIVLQLMGAVVPYLENLQKKEGEAGRQKINQWTRYLTVFLAFVQGMGIASLAQSQNSPGLEVVTSSISPTAFRLLAAFTLSVGTMFVMWIGEQITERGIGNGISLLIFAGIVAGLPQGLTTLTVMITQSLKNAPNVPPPGLFILIIAAMIVVLLAVVMVENAYRRIPIHYARRADSAGMSSQRSSYMPLKVNTAGVMPVIFASSVIFFPATINQYFKWEWLAKASSYINPQTHLGYYTPVFVGIVIFFAFFYTSIVFNPDETAENMKRSGGYIPGIRPGKETSIFMDSILSKLTFVGALYLAAVSLVPILIGRTIPGLNFYFGGTSLLIVVGVAMDSASQLESLLVMRRYDGFLEKGRIRGRSTRKGEA, from the coding sequence ATGAACCGCCTCAGGAACCTCTTCGCCATCCCGGAGCTGCGCAAGCGGCTCCTCTTCACCCTGCTCCTCCTGGCCATCTACCGGCTGGGTGTGCACGTCAGCGTGCCCGGGGTGAACGCCGAGAACCTCCAGGCCGCCCTGCGCAAGGGCGGCGGCGGACTTTTCGACGTCGTTGACCTGTTCTCCGGTGGTGCGTTCAAGAAGTTCTCCGTCTTCGCCCTAGGCATCGCGCCATACATCACGGCCAGCATCGTGCTGCAGCTGATGGGGGCTGTGGTGCCTTATCTGGAAAACCTCCAGAAGAAAGAAGGCGAGGCCGGCCGGCAGAAGATCAATCAGTGGACCCGCTACCTGACGGTGTTTCTGGCCTTCGTCCAGGGCATGGGCATCGCGTCTCTGGCCCAAAGCCAGAATTCGCCGGGTCTGGAAGTGGTCACCAGCTCCATTTCCCCCACGGCGTTCCGCCTCCTGGCGGCCTTCACCCTCTCCGTGGGCACCATGTTCGTCATGTGGATCGGTGAACAGATCACCGAGCGGGGCATCGGCAACGGCATTTCACTGCTGATCTTCGCGGGCATCGTGGCGGGTCTTCCGCAGGGTCTCACCACCCTCACGGTGATGATCACGCAGTCCCTGAAGAACGCACCCAACGTGCCGCCTCCGGGCCTGTTCATCCTCATCATCGCGGCCATGATCGTGGTGCTGTTGGCGGTGGTGATGGTGGAGAACGCCTATCGGCGCATTCCCATCCACTACGCACGCCGTGCGGATTCAGCCGGCATGTCCAGTCAGCGCAGCTCCTACATGCCTTTGAAGGTGAACACCGCAGGCGTGATGCCAGTCATCTTCGCCAGCTCGGTGATCTTCTTCCCGGCCACGATCAACCAGTATTTCAAGTGGGAATGGCTGGCGAAGGCCTCCTCCTACATCAACCCGCAGACCCACCTGGGCTACTACACGCCGGTGTTCGTGGGCATCGTCATCTTCTTCGCCTTCTTCTACACCAGCATCGTCTTCAATCCCGATGAGACCGCCGAGAACATGAAGCGGTCCGGGGGCTACATTCCGGGCATCCGCCCTGGGAAGGAAACCAGCATCTTCATGGACAGCATCCTGTCCAAGCTGACCTTCGTCGGCGCCCTCTACCTGGCGGCCGTATCCCTGGTGCCCATCCTCATTGGGCGCACCATCCCGGGCCTCAACTTCTACTTCGGCGGCACCAGCCTGCTGATCGTGGTGGGCGTGGCCATGGACAGTGCCTCCCAGCTGGAAAGCCTGCTGGTCATGCGCCGCTATGACGGTTTCCTCGAAAAGGGCCGCATCCGGGGCCGCTCCACCCGCAAGGGTGAAGCATGA
- the rplO gene encoding 50S ribosomal protein L15, with protein sequence MKLNELRPAEGATKSRKRLGRGKGSGLGKTSGRGEKGQKSRSGYRSKRGFEGGQMPLVRRLPKRGFTNIFAPETKEIPLSLISIHFQDGETVSLDSLRDKKLVGHRVEKIVVLASGELTAKVNVVADRITKGAREAILAKGGTIQEPVAKSAE encoded by the coding sequence ATGAAGCTCAACGAACTCCGCCCCGCAGAGGGCGCCACCAAGTCTCGCAAGCGTCTGGGCCGCGGCAAGGGCTCAGGCCTGGGCAAAACGTCTGGCCGCGGTGAAAAGGGACAGAAGTCCCGCAGCGGCTACCGCAGCAAGCGCGGCTTCGAGGGTGGCCAGATGCCCCTCGTCCGTCGTCTGCCCAAGCGCGGTTTCACCAACATCTTCGCCCCTGAGACGAAGGAAATTCCCCTCAGCCTCATTTCCATCCACTTCCAGGATGGTGAGACGGTCAGCCTCGACTCCCTGCGGGACAAGAAGCTGGTTGGCCACCGTGTTGAGAAGATCGTGGTGCTGGCCAGCGGCGAGCTCACTGCCAAGGTGAACGTTGTCGCGGACCGCATCACCAAGGGCGCCCGGGAAGCCATCCTGGCCAAGGGCGGCACCATCCAGGAGCCCGTTGCGAAGTCTGCCGAGTAA
- a CDS encoding uL30 family ribosomal protein: MSQYLGKQVVLTLKRSIICTTPKHRAFMQTLCLKRPGDTRECEYTPNVHGMVKLVPHLIDVKVKG; this comes from the coding sequence ATGTCGCAATATCTCGGCAAGCAGGTGGTGCTGACCCTCAAGCGCTCCATCATCTGCACCACTCCCAAGCACCGCGCCTTCATGCAGACCCTCTGCCTGAAGCGTCCCGGCGACACCCGCGAATGCGAATACACCCCCAACGTCCACGGGATGGTCAAGCTTGTCCCTCATCTCATCGACGTTAAGGTGAAGGGGTAG
- the rpsE gene encoding 30S ribosomal protein S5, with amino-acid sequence MATAELKENKESRNPEAGEFKDQVIYVGRVTKVVKGGKNFSFSALVVVGDGNGKVGFGLGKALEVPSAIKKGIESAKRNMIRVPLTPNGSLPHPVTGIFGSGSVLLKPAPEGTGIIAGAAVRAIMEAAGIHNVMTKSLGSSNPHNVVRATFEGLKELMDPYTVLTNRGLDQAEA; translated from the coding sequence ATGGCGACTGCAGAGCTCAAAGAAAACAAAGAATCCCGCAACCCCGAAGCTGGGGAATTCAAGGACCAGGTCATCTACGTGGGCCGCGTCACCAAGGTGGTGAAGGGGGGCAAGAACTTCTCCTTCTCCGCGCTGGTGGTCGTGGGCGACGGCAACGGCAAGGTCGGCTTCGGTCTCGGCAAGGCCCTCGAAGTTCCTTCCGCCATCAAGAAGGGCATCGAGAGCGCCAAGCGCAACATGATCCGCGTTCCCCTCACCCCGAACGGCAGCCTGCCGCACCCGGTGACCGGCATCTTCGGTTCCGGCAGCGTGCTGCTGAAGCCCGCTCCTGAGGGCACCGGCATCATCGCCGGCGCCGCGGTCCGCGCCATCATGGAGGCTGCCGGCATCCACAACGTGATGACCAAGAGCCTCGGCTCCTCCAATCCCCACAACGTGGTTCGCGCCACGTTCGAGGGCCTGAAGGAACTCATGGATCCCTACACGGTTCTGACCAACCGTGGCCTTGACCAGGCGGAGGCATAA
- the rplR gene encoding 50S ribosomal protein L18, which produces MANDIQIRRDKTKARIRGRVSGTPERPRLTIYKSLKRIYVQAVDDTKGITLASASSLEKDLRSSLKNGANIEAAKAVGASIAARLKEKGITAVVFDRNGYVYHGRVKALADSAREAGLQF; this is translated from the coding sequence ATGGCGAACGATATCCAAATTCGACGCGACAAGACCAAGGCCCGCATCCGCGGCCGCGTGAGCGGCACGCCCGAGCGGCCCCGTCTCACGATCTACAAGAGCCTGAAGCGCATCTACGTGCAGGCGGTGGACGACACCAAGGGCATCACCCTGGCCTCAGCCAGCAGCCTGGAGAAGGATCTCCGCAGCTCGCTCAAGAACGGCGCGAACATCGAGGCCGCCAAGGCCGTCGGTGCCAGCATCGCTGCCCGCCTGAAGGAGAAGGGCATCACAGCCGTGGTGTTCGACCGCAATGGCTACGTTTACCACGGCCGCGTCAAGGCGCTGGCTGACAGCGCCCGCGAAGCCGGGCTCCAGTTCTAG
- the rplF gene encoding 50S ribosomal protein L6, translating to MSRIGKKPVTLPKGVKVTVTGSEAVVEGAKGKLSCPIPAGITLDVQADSVVLSRVNDEPQNRAYHGLTRALLGNAVTGVTEGWKKELDIVGVGYKAAMDGAKLKLELGYSHPINYEAPAGIQMAVEKTTHIVVTGIDRQLVGQVAADIRKFRKPEPYKGKGVQYTGEVIRRKAGKTGK from the coding sequence ATGTCTCGAATCGGAAAGAAGCCCGTGACGCTGCCCAAGGGCGTGAAGGTCACAGTCACCGGGTCCGAGGCCGTCGTCGAGGGCGCCAAGGGCAAGCTCAGCTGCCCGATCCCGGCCGGGATCACCCTGGATGTGCAGGCCGACTCCGTCGTCCTCTCCCGTGTCAATGACGAACCCCAGAACCGTGCCTACCACGGCCTGACCCGCGCCCTCCTCGGCAATGCCGTGACCGGCGTGACCGAAGGCTGGAAGAAGGAACTGGACATCGTCGGCGTGGGTTACAAGGCTGCCATGGACGGCGCCAAGCTCAAGCTCGAGCTCGGCTACAGCCACCCCATCAACTACGAGGCCCCCGCGGGCATCCAGATGGCCGTCGAAAAGACCACCCACATCGTCGTGACCGGCATCGACCGGCAGCTGGTGGGCCAGGTTGCCGCCGACATCCGGAAATTCCGCAAGCCCGAGCCCTACAAGGGCAAGGGCGTCCAATACACCGGCGAAGTCATCCGCCGCAAGGCCGGCAAGACCGGGAAGTAA
- the rpsH gene encoding 30S ribosomal protein S8: MNTDPIADYLTRIRNGIMAGHDAVVVPASKIKAQLCNILKQEGYIHSFKQVEHESRSYLILNLKYVKDKENVIHGLRRVSRPGLRIYSGAQEIPEVHGGLGIAILSTPKGLLTGKDAKKQNVGGEILAHVW; the protein is encoded by the coding sequence ATGAACACCGATCCCATCGCTGACTATCTCACCCGCATCCGCAACGGCATCATGGCCGGTCACGATGCTGTGGTGGTGCCTGCCTCGAAGATCAAGGCTCAGCTCTGCAACATCCTGAAGCAGGAGGGCTACATCCACTCCTTCAAGCAGGTGGAGCACGAGAGCCGCAGCTACCTGATCCTCAATCTGAAGTATGTGAAGGACAAGGAGAACGTGATCCACGGCCTGCGCCGCGTGTCCCGCCCCGGCCTGCGCATCTACTCCGGCGCCCAGGAGATTCCCGAAGTTCACGGGGGCCTCGGCATCGCCATCCTGTCCACCCCCAAGGGTCTCCTGACGGGCAAGGACGCCAAGAAGCAGAACGTCGGCGGCGAAATCCTCGCCCACGTCTGGTAA
- a CDS encoding type Z 30S ribosomal protein S14 has translation MAKISKIVKDARKPKFSTQHRNRCKCCGRPRGYMRKFELCRLCFRKFALNGELPGVQKSSW, from the coding sequence ATGGCCAAGATTTCCAAAATCGTCAAGGACGCGCGCAAGCCGAAGTTCTCGACCCAGCACCGCAATCGTTGCAAGTGCTGCGGCCGGCCCCGGGGCTACATGCGCAAGTTTGAACTCTGCCGTCTGTGCTTCCGCAAGTTCGCCTTGAATGGCGAGCTGCCGGGCGTCCAGAAGTCCAGCTGGTAA
- the rplE gene encoding 50S ribosomal protein L5 has product MTAKQGHAEPRVKARYHQEVVSKLTEEFAFSSAMQVPRLQKIVINMGVGDAIQNIKVLDVAVDELTAIAGQKAVVRKAKKSVAQFKLRAGMPIACMVTLRGERMWEFFDRLVTLSLPRVRDFRGVPTKSFDGRGNYTLGLKDQLIFQEIDYSKVDKMKGMNITFVTTAANDAEARALLAHLGMPFRK; this is encoded by the coding sequence ATGACTGCCAAGCAAGGCCACGCGGAGCCCCGCGTCAAGGCTCGCTACCACCAGGAGGTGGTGTCGAAGCTCACAGAGGAATTCGCCTTCTCCTCTGCCATGCAGGTGCCCCGCCTGCAGAAGATCGTCATCAACATGGGCGTTGGCGATGCCATCCAGAACATCAAAGTCCTGGACGTGGCCGTTGACGAACTCACCGCCATCGCCGGCCAGAAGGCCGTCGTGCGCAAGGCCAAGAAGAGCGTCGCCCAGTTCAAGCTGCGCGCCGGCATGCCCATCGCCTGCATGGTCACCCTGCGTGGCGAGCGCATGTGGGAGTTCTTCGACCGCCTGGTGACCCTGTCCCTGCCCCGAGTTCGCGACTTCCGCGGTGTGCCCACCAAGTCCTTCGACGGCCGTGGCAACTACACCCTGGGCCTGAAGGATCAGCTGATCTTCCAGGAAATCGATTACTCGAAGGTGGACAAGATGAAGGGCATGAACATCACGTTCGTGACCACCGCCGCCAACGACGCCGAAGCTCGGGCTCTTCTCGCCCACCTCGGTATGCCCTTCCGCAAATAG
- the rplX gene encoding 50S ribosomal protein L24 translates to MEATTTKMKLKKGDQVVIIAGKEKGKTGTVTKVSPSTNRVVIAGLNIIKKATKPNPQTGEGGGIIEKEAPIHASNVMLLDAKTGKGTRKRV, encoded by the coding sequence ATGGAAGCCACCACCACCAAGATGAAGCTCAAGAAGGGCGACCAGGTCGTCATCATCGCGGGCAAGGAAAAGGGCAAGACCGGCACCGTCACCAAGGTCAGCCCCTCCACCAACCGCGTGGTCATCGCCGGCCTCAACATCATCAAGAAGGCCACCAAGCCCAACCCCCAGACGGGCGAAGGCGGCGGCATCATCGAGAAGGAGGCTCCGATCCACGCCTCCAACGTGATGCTCCTCGACGCCAAGACCGGCAAGGGCACCCGCAAACGGGTTTGA
- the rplN gene encoding 50S ribosomal protein L14 has product MIQMGTMLTVADNSGAKKICCILPLGGGVGKIAQLGDVITASVKEAIPGGTVKKKAVVQAVIVRQRKAYRRKDGSYIRFDENAAVIIKKDGEPVGTRVFGPVARELRERKYMKIVSLAPEVL; this is encoded by the coding sequence ATGATTCAGATGGGAACCATGCTCACCGTCGCCGACAACTCCGGCGCCAAGAAGATCTGCTGCATCCTGCCCCTGGGCGGCGGTGTCGGCAAGATCGCCCAGCTCGGCGACGTGATCACCGCCTCCGTGAAGGAAGCGATCCCCGGCGGCACCGTCAAGAAGAAGGCCGTGGTCCAGGCCGTCATCGTCCGCCAGCGCAAGGCCTACCGCCGCAAGGACGGCTCCTACATCCGCTTCGACGAGAACGCCGCCGTCATCATCAAGAAGGATGGCGAGCCCGTCGGCACCCGCGTGTTCGGCCCTGTGGCCCGTGAACTCCGTGAGCGGAAGTACATGAAGATCGTCTCCCTCGCCCCTGAGGTGCTGTAA
- the rpsQ gene encoding 30S ribosomal protein S17, translating to MSLENKMTRNGIVVSNKADKTVVVKVERKFQHPLYHRTVKQTAKFMAHDETNACAIGDVVKIVETRPLSKRKRWMVLEIVQKAGE from the coding sequence ATGAGCCTCGAAAACAAGATGACTCGTAACGGCATTGTGGTCTCCAACAAGGCCGACAAGACCGTGGTGGTGAAGGTCGAGCGCAAGTTCCAGCACCCGCTCTACCACCGCACCGTCAAGCAGACTGCCAAGTTCATGGCTCACGATGAGACCAACGCCTGCGCCATCGGCGACGTGGTCAAGATCGTCGAGACCCGCCCCCTTTCCAAGCGCAAGCGCTGGATGGTCCTCGAGATCGTCCAGAAGGCCGGCGAGTAA
- the rpmC gene encoding 50S ribosomal protein L29 produces MTKKNPFSDLTGKSVEELAQLEAELAAKRFTLRFQHAVGQVENTAEIRKTRRELARVKTALATKLA; encoded by the coding sequence ATGACCAAGAAGAATCCCTTTTCCGATTTGACCGGCAAGAGCGTCGAGGAGCTCGCGCAACTGGAGGCCGAACTGGCCGCCAAGCGCTTCACCCTCCGCTTCCAGCACGCCGTGGGCCAGGTCGAGAACACCGCCGAGATCCGCAAGACTCGTCGTGAGCTCGCCCGTGTCAAAACCGCCCTGGCTACCAAGCTGGCCTAG